One window from the genome of Musa acuminata AAA Group cultivar baxijiao chromosome BXJ1-4, Cavendish_Baxijiao_AAA, whole genome shotgun sequence encodes:
- the LOC135640905 gene encoding transcription termination factor MTERF8, chloroplastic-like: protein MALMNRSPYVSLLSKALAFVPCCRPADAALFLATHSYSAASGAPESSLMAEYLVSSCGFHPDQAAKASKLLGRVESRHQPDSVLGLFKSYGFDNTQVKKVISANPRFLLLDVEKTLAPKFRALQDLGFSCSDITHLVRSNNHVISHKSQNMLAKIQLWQGLLGSNDLLMKICKRNRWFLGYSIEKRIQPNIEILRDCGITDQKLSMILRQYPVLITQNAETLKALISRVDGMGVPRTSGMFLLILSVLQSISEKNFKAHLEFFKGFGWSEDDFLAAFRKAPTFVRISLKSLQRKMEFLVNEAGCAPSHLALRPDILLFSLEKRLMPRHQIVTGLKSRGVCISNLNISTYVKYPEKKFVEKFINCYKEYPELIELYNVAPKSRTAL, encoded by the coding sequence atggcATTGATGAATAGGTCGCCCTACGTCTCGCTCTTGTCCAAAGCACTTGCATTCGTCCCTTGCTGTCGTCCGGCCGATGCTGCCCTTTTTCTCGCAACCCATTCTTATTCCGCCGCCTCCGGTGCTCCAGAGAGCAGCCTTATGGCTGAATACCTGGTCAGCTCCTGTGGCTTCCATCCTGATCAGGCGGCCAAAGCCTCGAAGCTCCTTGGTCGCGTCGAATCCCGCCACCAGCCTGACTCCGTCCTTGGCTTATTTAAAAGCTACGGTTTTGACAACACCCAGGTGAAAAAGGTCATATCTGCAAACCCCCGGTTTCTTCTCCTCGACGTGGAGAAGACCCTGGCCCCAAAGTTCCGAGCTTTGCAGGATCTGGGCTTCTCCTGCTCCGACATCACCCACCTCGTCAGATCGAATAACCACGTCATCAGCCACAAATCCCAGAACATGTTGGCCAAGATCCAATTATGGCAAGGCCTCCTCGGGTCCAACGACTTACTGATGAAGATATGCAAGAGAAACAGGTGGTTTCTCGGGTATAGCATCGAGAAGAGGATCCAGCCTAACATTGAAATTCTAAGGGATTGCGGGATCACGGATCAGAAGCTCTCAATGATCCTAAGGCAATATCCCGTCCTCATAACCCAGAATGCTGAAACCCTGAAGGCGTTAATCAGTCGTGTCGACGGTATGGGAGTACCTCGCACCTCGGGGATGTTCCTCCTGATCCTGAGTGTGCTCCAGAGCATCTCCGAGAAGAACTTCAAGGCTCACTTGGAGTTCTTCAAGGGCTTCGGGTGGTCCGAGGATGATTTCCTTGCTGCATTCAGAAAGGCTCCTACGTTTGTGCGAATTTCTTTAAAGAGTTTGCAGAGGAAGatggagttcttggtaaatgaaGCCGGATGTGCTCCATCTCATCTTGCACTTCGGCCAGATATTTTGTTGTTCAGTTTGGAGAAAAGGTTGATGCCGAGGCATCAGATTGTGACAGGCCTGAAGTCTAGGGGAGTTTGTATCAGTAACCTTAATATCTCTACATACGTGAAATATCCAGAGAAGAAATTTGTGGAGAAGTTTATCAACTGCTACAAGGAGTATCCAGAACTCATTGAGTTGTATAATGTAGCCCCCAAAAGCAGAACTGCACTTTGA
- the LOC135586300 gene encoding transcription termination factor MTERF15, mitochondrial-like: MTLMNRSPYVSLLSKALAFVPCCRPADAALFLATHSYSATSGAPQSSLMAEYLVSSCGFDPDQAAKASKLLGRVESRHQPDSVLGLFKSYGFDNTQVKKVISANPRWLLLDVEKTLAPKFRALQDLGFSCSDITHLVRSNNDVTSDKSENILSKIQLWQDLLESNDFLVNLCKKNRRFLGYSIEKTIQPNIEILRDCGITDQKLSMIIRHRPLLITRNAETLKALISRVEGLGVPRTSGMFPLTLCVLQRITEKNFNAHLEFFNGFGWFEDDFLAAFRKVPTLVGLSLKSLQRKMEFLVNEAGCAPSHLALRPDILLCSLEKRLMPRHQIVTGLKSRGVCISNLSMPTYVKYPEKKFVERFVNCYKEYPELIELYNGVPKNRTAFVRGNA; encoded by the coding sequence atgacaTTGATGAATAGGTCGCCCTACGTATCTCTCTTGTCCAAAGCCCTTGCCTTCGTCCCTTGCTGTCGTCCGGCCGATGCTGCCCTTTTTCTCGCAACCCATTCTTACTCCGCCACCTCCGGTGCTCCACAGAGCAGCCTTATGGCTGAATACCTGGTCAGCTCCTGTGGCTTCGATCCAGATCAGGCGGCCAAAGCCTCGAAGCTCCTTGGCCGCGTCGAATCCCGCCACCAGCCTGACTCCGTCCTTGGCTTATTTAAAAGCTACGGTTTTGACAACACCCAGGTGAAAAAGGTCATATCTGCAAACCCCCGGTGGCTTCTCCTCGACGTGGAGAAGACCCTGGCTCCAAAGTTCCGAGCTTTGCAGGATCTGGGCTTCTCCTGCTCCGACATCACCCACCTTGTCAGATCGAATAACGACGTCACCAGCGACAAATCCGAGAACATCTTGTCCAAGATCCAATTATGGCAAGACCTCCTCGAGTCCAACGACTTTTTGGTAAACTTGTGCAAGAAAAACAGGAGGTTTCTCGGGTATAGCATCGAGAAGACGATCCAGCCTAACATTGAAATTCTAAGGGATTGCGGGATCACGGATCAGAAGCTCTCAATGATCATACGGCACCGCCCCCTCCTTATAACCCGGAATGCTGAAACCCTGAAGGCGTTAATCAGTCGTGTCGAGGGTTTGGGAGTACCTCGCACCTCAGGGATGTTCCCCCTTACCCTGTGTGTGCTCCAGAGAATCACCGAGAAGAACTTCAACGCTCACTTGGAGTTCTTCAATGGCTTCGGGTGGTTTGAGGATGATTTCCTTGCTGCATTCAGAAAGGTTCCTACGCTTGTGGGATTATCTTTAAAGAGTTTGCAGAGGAAGATGGAGTTCCTGGTAAATGAAGCCGGATGTGCTCCATCTCATCTTGCACTTCGGCCAGATATTTTGTTGTGCAGTTTGGAGAAAAGGTTGATGCCAAGGCATCAGATTGTGACAGGCCTGAAGTCTAGGGGAGTTTGCATCAGTAACCTTAGTATGCCTACATACGTGAAATATCCAGAGAAGAAATTTGTGGAGAGGTTCGTCAACTGCTACAAGGAGTATCCAGAACTCATTGAGTTGTATAATGGAGTCCCCAAAAACAGAACTGCATTTGTTCGTGGAAATGCATAA
- the LOC135671984 gene encoding transcription termination factor MTERF8, chloroplastic-like, translating to MTLMNRSPYVSLLSKSIAFVPCCRPADAALFLATHSYSAASGAPQSSLMAEYLVSSCGFDPDQAAKASKLFGRVESRHQPDSVLGLFKSYGFDNTQVRKVISANPRWLLLDVEKTLAPKFRALQDLGFSCSDITHLVRSNNGVISHKSQTLLSKIQLWQGLLGSNDSLVKLCKDNRWFLGYSIEKRIQPNIEILRDCGITDQKLSMILRHLPLLIIRNAETLKALISRVEGLGVARTSGMFPLTLIVLQRVSEKNFKAHLEFFKGFGWSEDDFLAAFRKAPTLVGVSLKSLQRKMEFLVNAAGCSPSYLALRPVFLLMSLEKRLMPRHRIVTGLKSRGVCISNLSIFTYMKYPEKKFLEKFVNCYKEYPELIELYNVAPKNRNAL from the coding sequence atgacaTTGATGAATAGGTCGCCCTACGTCTCTCTCTTGTCCAAATCCATTGCCTTCGTCCCTTGCTGTCGTCCGGCCGATGCTGCCCTTTTTCTCGCAACCCATTCTTACTCCGCCGCCTCCGGTGCTCCACAGAGCAGCCTTATGGCTGAATACCTGGTCAGCTCCTGTGGCTTCGATCCTGATCAGGCGGCCAAAGCCTCGAAGCTCTTTGGCCGCGTCGAATCCCGCCACCAGCCTGACTCCGTCCTTGGCTTATTTAAAAGCTACGGTTTTGACAACACCCAGGTGAGAAAGGTCATATCTGCAAACCCCCGGTGGCTTCTCCTCGACGTGGAGAAGACCCTGGCCCCAAAGTTCCGAGCTTTGCAGGATCTGGGCTTCTCCTGCTCCGACATCACCCATCTCGTCAGGTCGAATAACGGCGTCATCAGCCACAAATCCCAGACCCTGTTGTCCAAGATCCAATTATGGCAAGGCCTACTCGGGTCCAATGACTCTTTGGTGAAGTTGTGCAAGGATAACAGGTGGTTTCTCGGGTATAGCATCGAGAAGAGGATCCAGCCTAACATTGAGATTCTAAGAGATTGCGGGATCACGGATCAGAAGCTCTCAATGATCCTACGGCACCTCCCCCTCCTCATAATCCGGAATGCTGAAACCCTGAAGGCGTTAATCAGTCGTGTCGAGGGTTTGGGAGTAGCTCGCACCTCAGGGATGTTCCCCCTGACCCTGATTGTGCTCCAGAGGGTCTCCGAGAAGAACTTCAAGGCTCACTTGGAGTTCTTCAAGGGCTTTGGGTGGTCCGAGGATGATTTCCTTGCTGCATTCAGAAAGGCTCCTACGCTTGTGGGAGTTTCTTTAAAGAGTTTGCAGAGGAAGatggagttcttggtaaatgCAGCAGGATGTTCTCCATCTTATCTTGCACTTCGGCCAGTTTTCTTGTTGATGAGTTTGGAGAAAAGGTTGATGCCAAGGCATCGGATTGTGACAGGCCTGAAGTCTAGGGGAGTTTGCATCAGTAACCTTAGTATATTTACATACATGAAATATCCAGAGAAGAAATTTCTGGAGAAGTTCGTCAACTGCTACAAGGAGTATCCAGAACTCATTGAGTTGTATAATGTAGCCCCCAAAAACAGAAATGCACTTTGA
- the LOC135640901 gene encoding transcription termination factor MTERF8, chloroplastic-like codes for MTLMNRSPYVSLLSKALAFVPCCRPADAALFLATHSYSAASGAPQSSLMAEYLVSSCGFDPDQAAKASKLLGHVESRHQPDSVLGLFKSYGFDNTQVKKVISANPRWLLLDVEKTLAPKFRALQDLGFSCSDITHLVRSNIHVISHKSQTILSKIQLWQGLLGSNDLLMNLCKKNRRFLGYSIEKTIRPKIEILRDCGMTDQKLSMILRQYPHLITRNAETLKALISRVEGLGVARTSGMFPLTLTVLHNVSENNFKAHLEFFKGFGWSEDDFLAAFRKAPTFVQISLKSLQRKMEFLVNEAGCAPSHLALRPDILLCSLEKRLMPRHQIVTGLKSRGVCISNLSMSTYVKYSEKKFVEKFVNRYKEYPELIELYNGVPKNRTAFDRGNA; via the coding sequence atgacaTTGATGAATAGGTCGCCCTACGTCTCTCTCTTGTCCAAAGCCCTTGCCTTCGTCCCTTGCTGTCGTCCGGCCGATGCTGCCCTTTTTCTAGCAACCCATTCTTACTCCGCCGCCTCCGGTGCTCCACAGAGCAGCCTTATGGCTGAATACCTGGTCAGCTCCTGTGGCTTCGATCCTGATCAGGCGGCCAAAGCCTCGAAGCTCCTTGGCCACGTTGAATCCCGCCACCAGCCTGACTCCGTCCTTGGCTTATTTAAAAGCTACGGTTTTGACAACACCCAGGTGAAAAAGGTCATATCTGCAAACCCCCGGTGGCTTCTCCTCGACGTGGAGAAGACCCTGGCCCCAAAGTTCCGAGCTTTGCAGGATCTGGGCTTCTCCTGCTCCGACATCACCCACCTCGTCAGATCGAATATCCATGTCATCAGCCACAAATCCCAGACCATCTTGTCCAAGATCCAATTATGGCAAGGCCTCCTCGGGTCCAACGACTTACTGATGAACTTGTGCAAGAAAAACAGGAGGTTTCTCGGGTATAGCATCGAGAAGACGATCCGGCCTAAAATTGAAATTCTAAGGGATTGCGGGATGACGGATCAGAAGCTCTCAATGATCCTAAGGCAATATCCCCACCTCATAACCCGGAATGCTGAAACCCTGAAGGCGTTAATCAGTCGTGTCGAGGGTTTGGGAGTAGCTCGCACCTCAGGGATGTTCCCCTTGACCCTGACTGTGCTCCACAACGTCTCCGAGAATAACTTCAAGGCTCACTTGGAGTTCTTCAAGGGCTTCGGGTGGTCCGAGGATGATTTCCTTGCTGCATTCAGAAAGGCTCCTACGTTTGTGCAAATTTCTTTAAAGAGTTTGCAGAGGAAGatggagttcttggtaaatgaaGCCGGATGTGCTCCATCTCATCTTGCACTTCGGCCAGATATTTTGTTGTGCAGTTTGGAGAAAAGGTTGATGCCAAGGCATCAGATTGTGACAGGCCTGAAGTCTAGAGGAGTTTGCATCAGTAACCTTAGTATGTCTACATACGTGAAATATTCAGAGAAGAAATTTGTGGAGAAGTTCGTCAACCGCTACAAGGAGTATCCAGAACTCATTGAGTTGTATAATGGAGTCCCCAAAAACAGAACTGCATTTGATCGTGGAAATGCATAA
- the LOC103980286 gene encoding transcription termination factor MTERF6, chloroplastic/mitochondrial-like, with protein sequence MTLMNRSPYFSLLSKALAFVPCRRPADAALFLATHSYSAASDAPQSSLMSEYLVSTCGFDPDQAAKASKLLGRIESRHQPDSVLGLFKSYGFDNTQVKKVISAKPQWLLLDVEKTLAPKFRALQDLGFSCSDITHLVRSNNGVISHKLQTILSKIQLWQGLLGSNDFLVKLCKGNRWFLGYSIEKRIQPNIEILRDCGITDQKLSMILRHHPRLIIRKAEALKAIISRVENLGVARASGMFTETLKVVHTISEKNFKAHLEFFKGFGWSEDDFLAAFRKNPTIVGFSLKSLQSKMEFLVNEAGCAPSHLALRPDILLFSLEKRMMPRHRIVTGLKSRGVCISNLSISTYVKYPEKKFVEKFVNCYKEYPELIELYNVAPKNRTAL encoded by the coding sequence atgacaTTGATGAATAGGTCGCCCTACTTCTCTCTCTTGTCCAAAGCCCTTGCCTTCGTCCCTTGCCGTCGTCCGGCCGATGCTGCCCTTTTTCTCGCAACCCATTCTTACTCCGCCGCCTCCGATGCTCCACAGAGCAGCCTTATGTCCGAATACCTAGTCAGCACCTGTGGCTTCGATCCTGATCAGGCGGCCAAGGCCTCGAAGCTCCTCGGCCGCATCGAATCCCGCCACCAGCCTGACTCCGTCCTTGGCTTATTTAAAAGCTACGGTTTTGACAACACCCAGGTGAAAAAGGTCATATCTGCAAAACCCCAGTGGCTTCTCCTCGACGTGGAGAAGACCCTGGCCCCAAAGTTCCGAGCTTTGCAGGATCTGGGCTTCTCCTGCTCCGACATCACCCATCTCGTCAGATCGAATAACGGCGTCATCAGCCACAAATTGCAGACCATCTTGTCCAAGATCCAATTATGGCAAGGCCTCCTCGGGTCCAACGACTTTTTGGTGAAGTTGTGCAAGGGAAACAGGTGGTTTCTCGGGTATAGCATCGAGAAGAGGATCCAGCCTAACATTGAGATTCTAAGGGATTGCGGGATCACGGATCAGAAGCTCTCGATGATCCTACGACACCACCCCCGCCTCATAATCCGGAAGGCTGAAGCCTTGAAGGCGATAATCAGTCGTGTCGAGAATTTGGGAGTAGCTCGCGCCTCTGGGATGTTCACCGAGACTCTCAAGGTGGTCCACACGATCAGCGAGAAGAATTTCAAGGCTCACTTGGAGTTCTTCAAGGGCTTCGGGTGGTCTGAGGATGATTTCCTTGCTGCATTCAGAAAGAATCCTACGATTGTGGGATTTTCTTTAAAGAGTTTGCAGAGCAAGatggagttcttggtaaatgaaGCCGGATGTGCTCCTTCTCATCTTGCACTTCGGCCAGATATTTTGTTGTTCAGTTTGGAGAAAAGGATGATGCCAAGGCATCGGATTGTGACAGGCCTGAAGTCTAGGGGAGTTTGTATCAGTAACCTTAGTATCTCTACATACGTGAAATATCCAGAGAAGAAATTTGTGGAGAAGTTCGTCAACTGCTACAAGGAGTATCCAGAACTCATTGAGTTGTATAATGTAGCCCCCAAAAACAGAACTGCACTTTGA